The proteins below come from a single Vanacampus margaritifer isolate UIUO_Vmar chromosome 10, RoL_Vmar_1.0, whole genome shotgun sequence genomic window:
- the mtnr1c gene encoding melatonin receptor type 1C: MDLEARELNGSTCLSRNESDAGPSASAGLSTALASVLIFTIVVDILGNVLVILSVYRNKKLRNAGNIFVVSLSVADLVVALYPYPLVLTAIFHDDWTMGDLHCQASGFIMGISVIGSIFNIMAIAINRYCYICHSLQYDRVFSLRNTCCYLGLTWAFTAIATVPNFFVGSLQYDPRIYSCTFAQTVSSYYTISVVVIHFLIPLLVVSYCYLRIWVRVIQVKHRVKPEQGAKLKPSDVRNFLTMFMVFVLFAVCWAPLNFIGLAVAINPAKVAPNIPQWLFVTSYFMAYFNSCLNAIIYGLLNQNFRKEYKTILLALCVPRSLLVETSRCATEGLKSKPSAAVTNNNVAEINV, from the exons ATGGATTTGGAGGCGAGGGAGCTGAACGGCTCCACTTGTTTGTCCCGGAATGAGAGCGACGCGGGGCCGAGCGCCTCCGCGGGACTGTCCACTGCGCTGGCCAGCGTGCTGATCTTTACCATCGTGGTCGACATCCTGGGCAACGTGCTCGTCATCTTGTCCGTGTACAGGAATAAAAAGCTTCGGAATGCAG GCAACATCTTTGTGGTGAGTCTGTCAGTTGCGGACCTGGTGGTGGCGCTGTACCCCTACCCTCTGGTGCTGACGGCCATTTTCCACGACGACTGGACCATGGGGGACCTACACTGCCAAGCCAGCGGCTTCATCATGGGCATCAGCGTCATCGGCTCCATCTTCAACATCATGGCTATCGCTATCAACCGCTACTGCTACATCTGCCATAGCCTGCAATACGACCGCGTGTTCAGCCTGAGGAACACCTGCTGCTACCTGGGACTGACCTGGGCTTTCACCGCCATCGCCACCGTGCCCAACTTCTTTGTGGGCTCGCTGCAGTACGACCCTCGAATATACTCCTGCACTTTTGCCCAGACTGTTAGCTCGTACTACACCATCTCAGTCGTGGTCATCCACTTCCTGATCCCGCTGCTGGTGGTGTCCTACTGCTACTTGAGGATATGGGTCCGGGTGATCCAAGTGAAGCACCGGGTGAAACCGGAGCAAGGGGCCAAGCTAAAACCAAGCGACGTGAGGAACTTCCTGACTATGTTCAtggtttttgtgttgtttgccGTTTGTTGGGCGCCGTTGAACTTCATCGGCTTGGCGGTGGCAATAAACCCAGCTAAGGTTGCGCCCAATATACCGCAGTGGCTCTTTGTCACCAGCTACTTCATGGCGTACTTCAACAGCTGCCTCAACGCCATCATTTACGGACTACTCAACCAAAACTTTCGAAAAGAATACAAGACAATTCTCCTTGCTCTGTGCGTGCCACGTTCGCTCCTGGTGGAAACCTCCAGATGTGCCACAGAGGGCCTAAAGAGTAAACCCTCAGCTGCTGTAACAAACAATAATGTAGCAGAGATAAATGTATAG